One window of Strigops habroptila isolate Jane chromosome Z, bStrHab1.2.pri, whole genome shotgun sequence genomic DNA carries:
- the C7 gene encoding complement component C7 isoform X2 has protein sequence MKVLGIFLLLEVSGFFSTFSSPSPPVHCHWNSFGPWSECNGCTQKQIRRRTVAVYGQYGGAPCSGDAFETRPCTATRGCPTEDGCGDRFRCHSGQCISRSLLCNGDQDCEEDSADEDRCEEKKTVCDIDKTPPNSELTGTGFDAITGETRGRVIHTKSFGGQCRKVFSGDRRDYYRLSESVLAYTFQVKIQNDFSYEFFNSSWSYMKHTERYEKSNRGHSYSQNKILQHSQKSKQLMVVENSVEVAQFINNRPEFLTLAEPFWRELANLPVIYEYNVYRRLIEHFGTHFLHSGSLGGHYKVIFYMDTDKMKAEGMSITDMYDCTTSGWNAFIVKNKKVKCSKLDELLQTSSGSSGNKIKGDPYIEGGSPGAVAGLSYLELNDPAGNSQRYSFWAGSVTDYPRVIKEKLTPLYELVKEVPCSSVKKHYLKQAIEEYMAENDPCKCQPCQNGGEAAVEGTQCMCYCKPYTFGAACELGTLVQDQPGGVDGHWSCWSSWSPCSGGRKSRSRSCNNPSPHGGGKACIGEQHESRSCEDEELQHFRLIEPHCFDLSGTPTEFCSPPPLLENGFVQNAENLYSVGKSIVYACRHGYSLVGDPIAKCGSNLQWQVGDRYCQETACLLPVLEGGLQGEPWKPVYEIGERITLSCPHGMHLEGAHSILCEPSLKWSPALKTIQCKRPVPSVKPEVTEPKCQPWEKIHQSQCVCKMPYECGPSLDTCATDQRTKRNTHLTVCKIHALECMGRKYSLTDAENCKIPQAAETSCGLCRPWEKCDAQSNSCVCDEDEPCKGGGIQICAEVSGSAAHRTMTECEAGWLRCQGETVTLVSIRPCELSLQTGNLKLWIGCLAVLCQKALMRGK, from the exons ATGAAG GTGCTGggaatttttctgttgctggaAGTTTCAGGcttcttttccactttttccaG CCCTTCCCCTCCAGTCCACTGCCACTGGAATTCTTTTGGCCCTTGGTCTGAGTGCAATGGCTGTACTCAAAAACAG ATTCGGAGGCGGACAGTAGCAGTTTATGGCCAGTATGGGGGAGCCCCCTGCTCTGGGGATGCCTTTGAAACAAGACCATGCACAGCCACAAGGGGATGCCCAACAGAGGATGGCTGTGGTGATCGTTTCAGGTGTCACTCGG GTCAGTGCATTAGCAGATCTCTTTTATGCAATGGAGATCAGGATTGTGAGGAAGATAGTGCAGATGAAGATCGATGTGAAGAGAAGAAGACTGTATGTGATATTGATAAAACCCCTCCGAATTCAGAACTTACAGGAACAGG TTTTGATGCCATTACTGGTGAGACTAGGGGAAGAGTCATTCATACAAAAAGCTTTGGAGGACAGTGCAGAAAGGTCTTCAGTGGTGATAGGAGAGATTACTACAGACTGAGTGAAAGCGTTCTTGCTTATACTTTTCAG GTTAAAATTCAGAATGATTTCAGTTACGAGTTTTTCAACAGCAGCTGGTCTTATATGAAACACACAGAGAGGTATGAAAAATCAAACCGTGGGCACAGTTATTCACAGAATAAAATTCTACAACACAGCCAAAAG agtAAGCAGCTGATGGTTGTTGAGAACAGTGTGGAAGTTGCTCAGTTTATTAACAACCGCCCAGAATTTCTTACTCTTGCGGAGCCCTTCTGGAGGGAGCTTGCCAACCTTCCAGTCATCTATGAGTACAATGTCTACCGAAGACTTATTGAACATTTTGGGACTCATTTCTTACACTCTGGATCTCTAGGAGGACattacaaagttattttttatatggATACtgacaaaatgaaagcagaag GTATGAGCATAACAGACATGTATGACTGCACCACATCAGGCTGGAATGCATTCAttgtgaaaaataagaaagtaaagTGCTCCAAACTGGATGAACTGCTACAGACTTCTTCAG GAAGCAGTGGTAATAAGATTAAAGGAGACCCCTACATAGAAGGAGGAAGCCCAGGTGCTGTTGCTGGCCTTAGTTATCTAGAGCTGAATGATCCTGCTGGCAATAGTCAGAGATACTCCTTTTGGGCTGGATCAGTGACAGACTATCCCAGAGTAATTAAAGAAAAG CTAACACCATTATATGAGCTGGTAAAGGAAGTGCCCTGTTCCTCAGTCAAAAAACATTACCTAAAACAAGCGATTGAAGAATATATGGCTGAAAATGATCCCTGCAAATGTCAGCCTTGCCAGAATGGTGGTGAGGCAGCCGTGGAAGGAACTCAGTGCATGTGTTACTGCAAGCCTTACACCTTTGGAGCAGCTTGTGAGCTGGGAACTCTCGTGCAAGATCAGCCAG GTGGTGTTGATGgacactggagctgctggtcTTCCTGGAGTCCGTGTTCAGGGGGAAGAAAATCAAGGAGTCGGAGCTGCAACAACCCCTCCCCACATGGTGGCGGGAAGGCCTGCATAGGAGAGCAGCATGAAAGCAGATCATGCGAAGATGAGGAGTTGCAGCATTTTCG CTTGATTGAACCGCACTGTTTTGATTTATCTGGAACTCCTACAGAGTTCTGttcacctcctcctctcttgGAAAATGGATTTGTTCAA aatgcTGAAAACTTATACTCTGTTGGGAAAAGCATTGTTTATGCTTGCAGACATGGGTATTCTCTTGTTGGTGATCCCATTGCAAAGTGTGGCAGTAATTTACAGTGGCAAGTTGGAGACAGATATTGCCAGG AAACTGCTTGTCTCCTTCCCGTCCTTGAGGGAGGCTTGCAAGGAGAGCCATGGAAACCTGTGTATGAGATCGGTGAGAGAATAACTCTGTCTTGTCCACATGGAATGCACTTAGAAGGGGCACATTCCATTTTGTGTGAGCCCAGTCTCAAGTGGTCTCCTGCCTTGAAGACTATCCAGTGCAAGAGACCAG TGCCTAGTGTGAAACCAGAAGTGACAGAGCCTAAATGTCAGCCATGGGAGAAAATACATCAGTCGCAATGTGTGTGCAAAATGCCCTATGAGTGTGG tcCTTCCCTGGACACCTGTGCTACAGATCAAAGAACCAAGAGAAACACACATTTAACTGTTTGCAAGATCCATGCCTTGGAGTGCATGGGCAGAAAATATTCTCTTACTGatgcagaaaactgcaaaataccTCAGGCAGCTGAGACATCATGTGGATTGTGCCGTCCATGGGAAAAATGTGATG CGCAATCGAACAGCTGTGTTTGTGATGAAGATGAGCCATGCAAGGGTGGAGGCATCCAGATCTGTGCTGAAGTGAGTGGCTCTGCTGCCCATCGGACCATGACCGAGTGTGAGGCTGGGTGGCTCAGATGCCAGGGGGAGACTGTCACCCTTGTCAGCATAAGGCCCTGTGAG CTCTCTCTCCAGACTGGTAATCTGAAGCTATGGATTGGGTGCcttgcagtgctgtgtcagAAAGCCTTAATGAGAGGCAAGTAA
- the C7 gene encoding complement component C7 isoform X1 → MKVLGIFLLLEVSGFFSTFSSPSPPVHCHWNSFGPWSECNGCTQKQIRRRTVAVYGQYGGAPCSGDAFETRPCTATRGCPTEDGCGDRFRCHSGQCISRSLLCNGDQDCEEDSADEDRCEEKKTVCDIDKTPPNSELTGTGFDAITGETRGRVIHTKSFGGQCRKVFSGDRRDYYRLSESVLAYTFQVKIQNDFSYEFFNSSWSYMKHTERYEKSNRGHSYSQNKILQHSQKSKQLMVVENSVEVAQFINNRPEFLTLAEPFWRELANLPVIYEYNVYRRLIEHFGTHFLHSGSLGGHYKVIFYMDTDKMKAEGMSITDMYDCTTSGWNAFIVKNKKVKCSKLDELLQTSSGSSGNKIKGDPYIEGGSPGAVAGLSYLELNDPAGNSQRYSFWAGSVTDYPRVIKEKLTPLYELVKEVPCSSVKKHYLKQAIEEYMAENDPCKCQPCQNGGEAAVEGTQCMCYCKPYTFGAACELGTLVQDQPGGVDGHWSCWSSWSPCSGGRKSRSRSCNNPSPHGGGKACIGEQHESRSCEDEELQHFRLIEPHCFDLSGTPTEFCSPPPLLENGFVQNAENLYSVGKSIVYACRHGYSLVGDPIAKCGSNLQWQVGDRYCQETACLLPVLEGGLQGEPWKPVYEIGERITLSCPHGMHLEGAHSILCEPSLKWSPALKTIQCKRPVPSVKPEVTEPKCQPWEKIHQSQCVCKMPYECGPSLDTCATDQRTKRNTHLTVCKIHALECMGRKYSLTDAENCKIPQAAETSCGLCRPWEKCDAQSNSCVCDEDEPCKGGGIQICAEVSGSAAHRTMTECEAGWLRCQGETVTLVSIRPCEGEKHVEQEAVVPEALSGLQPGQEPPRCKWISSLIPCLKQTIPN, encoded by the exons ATGAAG GTGCTGggaatttttctgttgctggaAGTTTCAGGcttcttttccactttttccaG CCCTTCCCCTCCAGTCCACTGCCACTGGAATTCTTTTGGCCCTTGGTCTGAGTGCAATGGCTGTACTCAAAAACAG ATTCGGAGGCGGACAGTAGCAGTTTATGGCCAGTATGGGGGAGCCCCCTGCTCTGGGGATGCCTTTGAAACAAGACCATGCACAGCCACAAGGGGATGCCCAACAGAGGATGGCTGTGGTGATCGTTTCAGGTGTCACTCGG GTCAGTGCATTAGCAGATCTCTTTTATGCAATGGAGATCAGGATTGTGAGGAAGATAGTGCAGATGAAGATCGATGTGAAGAGAAGAAGACTGTATGTGATATTGATAAAACCCCTCCGAATTCAGAACTTACAGGAACAGG TTTTGATGCCATTACTGGTGAGACTAGGGGAAGAGTCATTCATACAAAAAGCTTTGGAGGACAGTGCAGAAAGGTCTTCAGTGGTGATAGGAGAGATTACTACAGACTGAGTGAAAGCGTTCTTGCTTATACTTTTCAG GTTAAAATTCAGAATGATTTCAGTTACGAGTTTTTCAACAGCAGCTGGTCTTATATGAAACACACAGAGAGGTATGAAAAATCAAACCGTGGGCACAGTTATTCACAGAATAAAATTCTACAACACAGCCAAAAG agtAAGCAGCTGATGGTTGTTGAGAACAGTGTGGAAGTTGCTCAGTTTATTAACAACCGCCCAGAATTTCTTACTCTTGCGGAGCCCTTCTGGAGGGAGCTTGCCAACCTTCCAGTCATCTATGAGTACAATGTCTACCGAAGACTTATTGAACATTTTGGGACTCATTTCTTACACTCTGGATCTCTAGGAGGACattacaaagttattttttatatggATACtgacaaaatgaaagcagaag GTATGAGCATAACAGACATGTATGACTGCACCACATCAGGCTGGAATGCATTCAttgtgaaaaataagaaagtaaagTGCTCCAAACTGGATGAACTGCTACAGACTTCTTCAG GAAGCAGTGGTAATAAGATTAAAGGAGACCCCTACATAGAAGGAGGAAGCCCAGGTGCTGTTGCTGGCCTTAGTTATCTAGAGCTGAATGATCCTGCTGGCAATAGTCAGAGATACTCCTTTTGGGCTGGATCAGTGACAGACTATCCCAGAGTAATTAAAGAAAAG CTAACACCATTATATGAGCTGGTAAAGGAAGTGCCCTGTTCCTCAGTCAAAAAACATTACCTAAAACAAGCGATTGAAGAATATATGGCTGAAAATGATCCCTGCAAATGTCAGCCTTGCCAGAATGGTGGTGAGGCAGCCGTGGAAGGAACTCAGTGCATGTGTTACTGCAAGCCTTACACCTTTGGAGCAGCTTGTGAGCTGGGAACTCTCGTGCAAGATCAGCCAG GTGGTGTTGATGgacactggagctgctggtcTTCCTGGAGTCCGTGTTCAGGGGGAAGAAAATCAAGGAGTCGGAGCTGCAACAACCCCTCCCCACATGGTGGCGGGAAGGCCTGCATAGGAGAGCAGCATGAAAGCAGATCATGCGAAGATGAGGAGTTGCAGCATTTTCG CTTGATTGAACCGCACTGTTTTGATTTATCTGGAACTCCTACAGAGTTCTGttcacctcctcctctcttgGAAAATGGATTTGTTCAA aatgcTGAAAACTTATACTCTGTTGGGAAAAGCATTGTTTATGCTTGCAGACATGGGTATTCTCTTGTTGGTGATCCCATTGCAAAGTGTGGCAGTAATTTACAGTGGCAAGTTGGAGACAGATATTGCCAGG AAACTGCTTGTCTCCTTCCCGTCCTTGAGGGAGGCTTGCAAGGAGAGCCATGGAAACCTGTGTATGAGATCGGTGAGAGAATAACTCTGTCTTGTCCACATGGAATGCACTTAGAAGGGGCACATTCCATTTTGTGTGAGCCCAGTCTCAAGTGGTCTCCTGCCTTGAAGACTATCCAGTGCAAGAGACCAG TGCCTAGTGTGAAACCAGAAGTGACAGAGCCTAAATGTCAGCCATGGGAGAAAATACATCAGTCGCAATGTGTGTGCAAAATGCCCTATGAGTGTGG tcCTTCCCTGGACACCTGTGCTACAGATCAAAGAACCAAGAGAAACACACATTTAACTGTTTGCAAGATCCATGCCTTGGAGTGCATGGGCAGAAAATATTCTCTTACTGatgcagaaaactgcaaaataccTCAGGCAGCTGAGACATCATGTGGATTGTGCCGTCCATGGGAAAAATGTGATG CGCAATCGAACAGCTGTGTTTGTGATGAAGATGAGCCATGCAAGGGTGGAGGCATCCAGATCTGTGCTGAAGTGAGTGGCTCTGCTGCCCATCGGACCATGACCGAGTGTGAGGCTGGGTGGCTCAGATGCCAGGGGGAGACTGTCACCCTTGTCAGCATAAGGCCCTGTGAG GGTGAGAAACATGTGGAGCAAGAGGCTGTGGTTCCTGAAGCACTTTCTGGTCTTCAGCCTGGACAGGAACCTCCCAGATGTAAATGGATTAGCAGTTTAATTCCCTGCCTAAAGCAAACCATCCCTAACTAA
- the C7 gene encoding complement component C7 isoform X6 codes for MKIRRRTVAVYGQYGGAPCSGDAFETRPCTATRGCPTEDGCGDRFRCHSGQCISRSLLCNGDQDCEEDSADEDRCEEKKTVCDIDKTPPNSELTGTGFDAITGETRGRVIHTKSFGGQCRKVFSGDRRDYYRLSESVLAYTFQVKIQNDFSYEFFNSSWSYMKHTERYEKSNRGHSYSQNKILQHSQKSKQLMVVENSVEVAQFINNRPEFLTLAEPFWRELANLPVIYEYNVYRRLIEHFGTHFLHSGSLGGHYKVIFYMDTDKMKAEGMSITDMYDCTTSGWNAFIVKNKKVKCSKLDELLQTSSGSSGNKIKGDPYIEGGSPGAVAGLSYLELNDPAGNSQRYSFWAGSVTDYPRVIKEKLTPLYELVKEVPCSSVKKHYLKQAIEEYMAENDPCKCQPCQNGGEAAVEGTQCMCYCKPYTFGAACELGTLVQDQPGGVDGHWSCWSSWSPCSGGRKSRSRSCNNPSPHGGGKACIGEQHESRSCEDEELQHFRLIEPHCFDLSGTPTEFCSPPPLLENGFVQNAENLYSVGKSIVYACRHGYSLVGDPIAKCGSNLQWQVGDRYCQETACLLPVLEGGLQGEPWKPVYEIGERITLSCPHGMHLEGAHSILCEPSLKWSPALKTIQCKRPVPSVKPEVTEPKCQPWEKIHQSQCVCKMPYECGPSLDTCATDQRTKRNTHLTVCKIHALECMGRKYSLTDAENCKIPQAAETSCGLCRPWEKCDAQSNSCVCDEDEPCKGGGIQICAEVSGSAAHRTMTECEAGWLRCQGETVTLVSIRPCEGEKHVEQEAVVPEALSGLQPGQEPPRCKWISSLIPCLKQTIPN; via the exons ATGAAG ATTCGGAGGCGGACAGTAGCAGTTTATGGCCAGTATGGGGGAGCCCCCTGCTCTGGGGATGCCTTTGAAACAAGACCATGCACAGCCACAAGGGGATGCCCAACAGAGGATGGCTGTGGTGATCGTTTCAGGTGTCACTCGG GTCAGTGCATTAGCAGATCTCTTTTATGCAATGGAGATCAGGATTGTGAGGAAGATAGTGCAGATGAAGATCGATGTGAAGAGAAGAAGACTGTATGTGATATTGATAAAACCCCTCCGAATTCAGAACTTACAGGAACAGG TTTTGATGCCATTACTGGTGAGACTAGGGGAAGAGTCATTCATACAAAAAGCTTTGGAGGACAGTGCAGAAAGGTCTTCAGTGGTGATAGGAGAGATTACTACAGACTGAGTGAAAGCGTTCTTGCTTATACTTTTCAG GTTAAAATTCAGAATGATTTCAGTTACGAGTTTTTCAACAGCAGCTGGTCTTATATGAAACACACAGAGAGGTATGAAAAATCAAACCGTGGGCACAGTTATTCACAGAATAAAATTCTACAACACAGCCAAAAG agtAAGCAGCTGATGGTTGTTGAGAACAGTGTGGAAGTTGCTCAGTTTATTAACAACCGCCCAGAATTTCTTACTCTTGCGGAGCCCTTCTGGAGGGAGCTTGCCAACCTTCCAGTCATCTATGAGTACAATGTCTACCGAAGACTTATTGAACATTTTGGGACTCATTTCTTACACTCTGGATCTCTAGGAGGACattacaaagttattttttatatggATACtgacaaaatgaaagcagaag GTATGAGCATAACAGACATGTATGACTGCACCACATCAGGCTGGAATGCATTCAttgtgaaaaataagaaagtaaagTGCTCCAAACTGGATGAACTGCTACAGACTTCTTCAG GAAGCAGTGGTAATAAGATTAAAGGAGACCCCTACATAGAAGGAGGAAGCCCAGGTGCTGTTGCTGGCCTTAGTTATCTAGAGCTGAATGATCCTGCTGGCAATAGTCAGAGATACTCCTTTTGGGCTGGATCAGTGACAGACTATCCCAGAGTAATTAAAGAAAAG CTAACACCATTATATGAGCTGGTAAAGGAAGTGCCCTGTTCCTCAGTCAAAAAACATTACCTAAAACAAGCGATTGAAGAATATATGGCTGAAAATGATCCCTGCAAATGTCAGCCTTGCCAGAATGGTGGTGAGGCAGCCGTGGAAGGAACTCAGTGCATGTGTTACTGCAAGCCTTACACCTTTGGAGCAGCTTGTGAGCTGGGAACTCTCGTGCAAGATCAGCCAG GTGGTGTTGATGgacactggagctgctggtcTTCCTGGAGTCCGTGTTCAGGGGGAAGAAAATCAAGGAGTCGGAGCTGCAACAACCCCTCCCCACATGGTGGCGGGAAGGCCTGCATAGGAGAGCAGCATGAAAGCAGATCATGCGAAGATGAGGAGTTGCAGCATTTTCG CTTGATTGAACCGCACTGTTTTGATTTATCTGGAACTCCTACAGAGTTCTGttcacctcctcctctcttgGAAAATGGATTTGTTCAA aatgcTGAAAACTTATACTCTGTTGGGAAAAGCATTGTTTATGCTTGCAGACATGGGTATTCTCTTGTTGGTGATCCCATTGCAAAGTGTGGCAGTAATTTACAGTGGCAAGTTGGAGACAGATATTGCCAGG AAACTGCTTGTCTCCTTCCCGTCCTTGAGGGAGGCTTGCAAGGAGAGCCATGGAAACCTGTGTATGAGATCGGTGAGAGAATAACTCTGTCTTGTCCACATGGAATGCACTTAGAAGGGGCACATTCCATTTTGTGTGAGCCCAGTCTCAAGTGGTCTCCTGCCTTGAAGACTATCCAGTGCAAGAGACCAG TGCCTAGTGTGAAACCAGAAGTGACAGAGCCTAAATGTCAGCCATGGGAGAAAATACATCAGTCGCAATGTGTGTGCAAAATGCCCTATGAGTGTGG tcCTTCCCTGGACACCTGTGCTACAGATCAAAGAACCAAGAGAAACACACATTTAACTGTTTGCAAGATCCATGCCTTGGAGTGCATGGGCAGAAAATATTCTCTTACTGatgcagaaaactgcaaaataccTCAGGCAGCTGAGACATCATGTGGATTGTGCCGTCCATGGGAAAAATGTGATG CGCAATCGAACAGCTGTGTTTGTGATGAAGATGAGCCATGCAAGGGTGGAGGCATCCAGATCTGTGCTGAAGTGAGTGGCTCTGCTGCCCATCGGACCATGACCGAGTGTGAGGCTGGGTGGCTCAGATGCCAGGGGGAGACTGTCACCCTTGTCAGCATAAGGCCCTGTGAG GGTGAGAAACATGTGGAGCAAGAGGCTGTGGTTCCTGAAGCACTTTCTGGTCTTCAGCCTGGACAGGAACCTCCCAGATGTAAATGGATTAGCAGTTTAATTCCCTGCCTAAAGCAAACCATCCCTAACTAA
- the C7 gene encoding complement component C7 isoform X5 — MKVLGIFLLLEVSGFFSTFSSPSPPVHCHWNSFGPWSECNGCTQKQIRRRTVAVYGQYGGAPCSGDAFETRPCTATRGCPTEDGCGDRFRCHSGQCISRSLLCNGDQDCEEDSADEDRCEEKKTVCDIDKTPPNSELTGTGFDAITGETRGRVIHTKSFGGQCRKVFSGDRRDYYRLSESVLAYTFQVKIQNDFSYEFFNSSWSYMKHTERYEKSNRGHSYSQNKILQHSQKSKQLMVVENSVEVAQFINNRPEFLTLAEPFWRELANLPVIYEYNVYRRLIEHFGTHFLHSGSLGGHYKVIFYMDTDKMKAEGMSITDMYDCTTSGWNAFIVKNKKVKCSKLDELLQTSSGSSGNKIKGDPYIEGGSPGAVAGLSYLELNDPAGNSQRYSFWAGSVTDYPRVIKEKLTPLYELVKEVPCSSVKKHYLKQAIEEYMAENDPCKCQPCQNGGEAAVEGTQCMCYCKPYTFGAACELGTLVQDQPGGVDGHWSCWSSWSPCSGGRKSRSRSCNNPSPHGGGKACIGEQHESRSCEDEELQHFRLIEPHCFDLSGTPTEFCSPPPLLENGFVQNAENLYSVGKSIVYACRHGYSLVGDPIAKCGSNLQWQVGDRYCQETACLLPVLEGGLQGEPWKPVYEIGERITLSCPHGMHLEGAHSILCEPSLKWSPALKTIQCKRPVPSVKPEVTEPKCQPWEKIHQSQCVCKMPYECGPSLDTCATDQRTKRNTHLTVCKIHALECMGRKYSLTDAENCKIPQAAETSCGLCRPWEKCDAQSNSCVCDEDEPCKGGGIQICAEVSGSAAHRTMTECEAGWLRCQGETVTLVSIRPCELTV; from the exons ATGAAG GTGCTGggaatttttctgttgctggaAGTTTCAGGcttcttttccactttttccaG CCCTTCCCCTCCAGTCCACTGCCACTGGAATTCTTTTGGCCCTTGGTCTGAGTGCAATGGCTGTACTCAAAAACAG ATTCGGAGGCGGACAGTAGCAGTTTATGGCCAGTATGGGGGAGCCCCCTGCTCTGGGGATGCCTTTGAAACAAGACCATGCACAGCCACAAGGGGATGCCCAACAGAGGATGGCTGTGGTGATCGTTTCAGGTGTCACTCGG GTCAGTGCATTAGCAGATCTCTTTTATGCAATGGAGATCAGGATTGTGAGGAAGATAGTGCAGATGAAGATCGATGTGAAGAGAAGAAGACTGTATGTGATATTGATAAAACCCCTCCGAATTCAGAACTTACAGGAACAGG TTTTGATGCCATTACTGGTGAGACTAGGGGAAGAGTCATTCATACAAAAAGCTTTGGAGGACAGTGCAGAAAGGTCTTCAGTGGTGATAGGAGAGATTACTACAGACTGAGTGAAAGCGTTCTTGCTTATACTTTTCAG GTTAAAATTCAGAATGATTTCAGTTACGAGTTTTTCAACAGCAGCTGGTCTTATATGAAACACACAGAGAGGTATGAAAAATCAAACCGTGGGCACAGTTATTCACAGAATAAAATTCTACAACACAGCCAAAAG agtAAGCAGCTGATGGTTGTTGAGAACAGTGTGGAAGTTGCTCAGTTTATTAACAACCGCCCAGAATTTCTTACTCTTGCGGAGCCCTTCTGGAGGGAGCTTGCCAACCTTCCAGTCATCTATGAGTACAATGTCTACCGAAGACTTATTGAACATTTTGGGACTCATTTCTTACACTCTGGATCTCTAGGAGGACattacaaagttattttttatatggATACtgacaaaatgaaagcagaag GTATGAGCATAACAGACATGTATGACTGCACCACATCAGGCTGGAATGCATTCAttgtgaaaaataagaaagtaaagTGCTCCAAACTGGATGAACTGCTACAGACTTCTTCAG GAAGCAGTGGTAATAAGATTAAAGGAGACCCCTACATAGAAGGAGGAAGCCCAGGTGCTGTTGCTGGCCTTAGTTATCTAGAGCTGAATGATCCTGCTGGCAATAGTCAGAGATACTCCTTTTGGGCTGGATCAGTGACAGACTATCCCAGAGTAATTAAAGAAAAG CTAACACCATTATATGAGCTGGTAAAGGAAGTGCCCTGTTCCTCAGTCAAAAAACATTACCTAAAACAAGCGATTGAAGAATATATGGCTGAAAATGATCCCTGCAAATGTCAGCCTTGCCAGAATGGTGGTGAGGCAGCCGTGGAAGGAACTCAGTGCATGTGTTACTGCAAGCCTTACACCTTTGGAGCAGCTTGTGAGCTGGGAACTCTCGTGCAAGATCAGCCAG GTGGTGTTGATGgacactggagctgctggtcTTCCTGGAGTCCGTGTTCAGGGGGAAGAAAATCAAGGAGTCGGAGCTGCAACAACCCCTCCCCACATGGTGGCGGGAAGGCCTGCATAGGAGAGCAGCATGAAAGCAGATCATGCGAAGATGAGGAGTTGCAGCATTTTCG CTTGATTGAACCGCACTGTTTTGATTTATCTGGAACTCCTACAGAGTTCTGttcacctcctcctctcttgGAAAATGGATTTGTTCAA aatgcTGAAAACTTATACTCTGTTGGGAAAAGCATTGTTTATGCTTGCAGACATGGGTATTCTCTTGTTGGTGATCCCATTGCAAAGTGTGGCAGTAATTTACAGTGGCAAGTTGGAGACAGATATTGCCAGG AAACTGCTTGTCTCCTTCCCGTCCTTGAGGGAGGCTTGCAAGGAGAGCCATGGAAACCTGTGTATGAGATCGGTGAGAGAATAACTCTGTCTTGTCCACATGGAATGCACTTAGAAGGGGCACATTCCATTTTGTGTGAGCCCAGTCTCAAGTGGTCTCCTGCCTTGAAGACTATCCAGTGCAAGAGACCAG TGCCTAGTGTGAAACCAGAAGTGACAGAGCCTAAATGTCAGCCATGGGAGAAAATACATCAGTCGCAATGTGTGTGCAAAATGCCCTATGAGTGTGG tcCTTCCCTGGACACCTGTGCTACAGATCAAAGAACCAAGAGAAACACACATTTAACTGTTTGCAAGATCCATGCCTTGGAGTGCATGGGCAGAAAATATTCTCTTACTGatgcagaaaactgcaaaataccTCAGGCAGCTGAGACATCATGTGGATTGTGCCGTCCATGGGAAAAATGTGATG CGCAATCGAACAGCTGTGTTTGTGATGAAGATGAGCCATGCAAGGGTGGAGGCATCCAGATCTGTGCTGAAGTGAGTGGCTCTGCTGCCCATCGGACCATGACCGAGTGTGAGGCTGGGTGGCTCAGATGCCAGGGGGAGACTGTCACCCTTGTCAGCATAAGGCCCTGTGAG CTGACTGTCTAA